The following coding sequences are from one Neurospora crassa OR74A linkage group I, whole genome shotgun sequence window:
- a CDS encoding cystathionine beta-lyase produces MSSPTGNPVLDGPKKLAAAFPNKELSMASLSVHADDYINNHQAVAPPMHVSTTFRYAENPDDLKPWENLNPNAPYDSHIYSRDSAPNSTRLEAILTSLLGAPALTYASGLSAFHAMIVFLNPKRVAIGGGYHGCHGILKLMKKLNGLEKLELESDADLAKLQPGDVIHVETPLNPTGEARDLAYYRRKADELGCYLTVDATFAPPPLQDPFQLGVDIVMHSGTKYFGGHSDMLCGVLAFRPDKAQEWLPALLEERLYLGAVLGSLEGWLGVRSLRTFELRIKRQAESAQKLVDWLVEEKAKEGSLVSEFVTRIQHASQQPEAKEEGSWLRKQMPGGFGPVFSIYLKSEQQAKRLPSKLHLFHHATSLGGVESLIEWRAMSDLDIDKRLLRISVGVESWDDLRDDLIQGLEALKKDPKAQ; encoded by the exons ATGTCTTCCCCAACCGGGAACCCCGTCCTTGACGGCCCCAAAAAGCTCGCCGCGGCCTTCCCTAACAAGGAGCTGTCGATGGCTTCTCTTTCGGTTCACGCCGACGActacatcaacaaccaccaggCCGTTGCGCCTCCCATGCACGTGTCCACCACCTTTCGCTATGCCGAGAACCCAGACGACTTGAAACCATGGGAGAACCTCAAC CCCAATGCCCCCTATGACTCCCACATCTACTCCCGCGACTCGGCCCCCAACTCCACGCGTCTCGAGGCCATCCTAACCTCCCTCCTGGGTGCCCCCGCCCTCACCTACGCCTCTGGCCTCTCTGCCTTCCACGCCATGATCGTCTTCCTGAACCCCAAGCGCGTCGCCATCGGGGGCGGCTACCACGGCTGCCACGGCATTCTTAAACTCATGAAGAAGCTGAACGGACTGGAAAAGCTCGAACTCGAGTCCGACGCCGACCTCGCCAAACTCCAACCGGGCGACGTTATCCACGTCGAGACGCCCCTCAATCCCACTGGCGAAGCCCGCGACCTAGCTTATTACCGGCGCAAAGCCGACGAGCTGGGTTGCTACTTGACCGTGGACGCCACCTTCGCTCCCCCGCCCCTGCAGGACCCGTTCCAGTTGGGCGTGGACATTGTCATGCACAGCGGCACCAAGTACTTTGGCGGACACAGCGACATGTTGTGTGGCGTGCTGGCGTTCCGGCCGGACAAGGCTCAGGAATGGCTACCGGCGCTGTTGGAGGAGAGGCTGTACTTGGGCGCAGTACTGGGGAGCTTGGAGGGCTGGCTGGGGGTGCGCAGCCTACGGACATTTGAGCTGCGGATCAAGAGGCAGGCGGAGAGCGCGCAGAAGCTGGTGGAttggttggtggaggagaaggcgaaggagggcaGCCTGGTGAGCGAGTTTGTGACGAGGATCCAGCATGCTTCACAGCAGCCCGAGGCTAAGGAGGAGGGCAGCTGGCTGCGGAAGCAGATGCCTGGTGGATTCGGACCGGTGTTTTCCATATACCTCAAGTCGGAGCAGCAGGCTAAGAGGTTGCCTAGCAAGCTGCACTTGTTCCACCATGCTACTAGCTTGGGCGGCGTTGAGAGCTTGATCGAGTGGCGTGCCATGAGCGACTTGGATATTGACAAGAGGCTGTTGCGTATAAGCGTTGGCGTCGAGAGCTGGGATGACCTTAGGGACGATCTTATTCAGGGCCTTGAGGCGTTGAAGAAGGATCCAAAGGCGCAGTAA
- a CDS encoding oxidoreductase gives MVKRKAENQARSDSKKSAKSLKKSKNTLSPEDTKARFRKGLFDQSVLNEYTQEYASSTPYKHAVINELVDDSLLRKVRDEIKHNVSFTPKETDIYKIHQSGDLANLDGLDDDALSKLPSLLALRDALYSETFRNYVSHITDCGPLSGRKTDMAINVYTPGCYLLCHDDVIGSRKVSYILYLTDPDTPWKPEWGGALRLFPVEDREGKDGEIAKTPLPDPVKVIPPAWNQLSFFAVQPGESFHDVEEVYHASKEELEKQGGRIRMAISGWFHIPQIGEDGYVEGAEEKAAHKSGLMQLQGNPDQYDRPVAKPVQVEKESSNEDEENTFDEADLEFLLKYLAPTYLTPDTIENIADQFEEQFSITLSDILHPKFAAKIKEYVEAQEAKKLPEGSEEIEKSGAWKVARPPHKHRFLYLQPGEENAPDSPIKELLDVLLPSRQFRLWLQMATRSTIEGHDLLARRFRHGKDYTLATGHDGKARLELNIGLTPTDGWGDVEEEEEDEEEEEESEEEEAKGKGKGKGKATSNGSSKGKGKAVEKTEKAEEETVEVGGHEVYMAGDDDDDEDAAIYKSSEDDDNILFFQAAAWNKMTLVLRDSGTLRFVKYVSRAAKGDRWDVSGSYEIEEQDEDPDAEELAAGAEDDEAGSEDDEFNGFSDGPDGTGSD, from the exons ATGGTGAAGAGAAAGGCAGAGAATCAGGCACGGTCTGACAGCAAGAAGTCGGCCAAGAGCCTGAAGAAATCGAAGAACA CTCTCTCCCCGGAAGACACCAAGGCCCGTTTCCGCAAGGGGCTTTTCGACCAGTCCGTCCTTAACGAGTACACGCAGGAGTATGCTTCCTCGACCCCTTACAAGCACGCCGTTATCAACGAGCTAGTCGACGactccctcctccgcaaGGTCCGCGACGAAATCAAGCACAATGTCTCTTTCACTCCCAAGGAGACCGACATCTACAAGATCCACCAAAGCGGTGACCTCGCAAACCTCGACGGTCTCGACGACGATGCCCTGTCCAAGCTGCCCTCTCTTCTCGCCCTTCGCGACGCTCTCTACTCGGAGACCTTCCGCAACTATGTTTCCCACATCACCGACTGCGGTCCCTTGAGTGGACGTAAGACGGATATGGCCATCAATGTCTATACCCCGGGCTGCTACCTGTTGTGCCACGACGACGTCATTGGTTCCCGCAAGGTCAGCTACATCCTCTACTTGACGGATCCCGATACCCCTTGGAAACCCGAGTGGGGTGGTGCCTTGCGTCTCTTCCCCGTCGAGGACCGTGAGGGCAAGGACGGCGAGATTGCCAAGACACCGCTCCCAGACCCGGTCAAGGTTATCCCACCGGCATGGAATCAGTTGTCCTTCTTTGCTGTCCAACCCGGAGAATCTTTCCACGATGTCGAGGAGGTATACCATGCTtccaaggaggagctggaaaaGCAGGGTGGCCGCATCCGTATGGCTATCAGCGGATGGTTTCATATCCCTCAAATCGGCGAGGATGGCTATGTCGAGGGCGCAGAGGAAAAGGCTGCCCACAAGAGTGGTTTGATGCAACTGCAGGGCAACCCAGATCAGTACGACCGCCCAGTAGCGAAGCCCGTGCAGGTAGAGAAGGAGTCGAGcaacgaggatgaagaaaacACGTTCGACGAAGCCGACTTGGAGTTTCTCTTAAAGTACCTCGCCCCTACCTACTTGACCCCCGACACGATCGAAAACATTGCCGATCAATTTGAGGAGCAGTTCAGCATCACCTTATCCGACATTTTGCATCCTAAGTTTGCTGCTAAGATCAAGGAATATGTCGAGGCTCAGGAGGCCAAGAAACTTCCTGAGGGCAGCGAGGAGATCGAGAAGTCTGGTGCTTGGAAGGTGGCTCGCCCGCCCCACAAGCACCGCTTCTTGTATCTGCAGCCAGGCGAGGAAAATGCGCCCGACTCGCCCATCAAGGAGTTGCTGGATGTTCTGCTGCCATCCAGGCAGTTCCGTCTGTGGTTGCAGATGGCAACAAGATCCACTATTGAAGGTCATGATCTCCTTGCTAGGCGGTTTCGTCATGGTAAGGATTATACTCTTGCTACCGGGCATGATGGTAAAGCTCGTCTGGAGCTCAACATCGGCCTAACACCTacggatggatggggtgatgtcgaggaggaggaggaggacgaagaggaggaggaagagtcggaagaggaggaggctaagggcaagggcaagggcaagggtaAGGCCACCTCTAACGGCAGCTctaagggcaagggcaaggctgTTGAAAAGACTgaaaaggccgaggaggaaacAGTGGAAGTCGGCGGCCACGAAGTGTATATGGCcggtgacgatgacgatgacgaggatgcgGCCATCTACAAGAGCagcgaggacgacgacaacatcctcttcttccaggCGGCTGCTTGGAACAAGATGACACTGGTGCTCCGTGATAGCGGGACACTGCGCTTCGTCAAGTATGTTAGCCGCGCTGCTAAGGGCGACCGATGGGACGTTAGCGGTAGTTACGAGATTGAGGAACAGGATGAAGACCCCGATGCGGAGGAGTTGGCTGCAGGAGctgaggacgacgaggcaGGCTCGGAAGACGATGAGTTCAACGGCTTCTCGGATGGTCCGGATGGCACCGGTTCCGATTAG
- a CDS encoding ribulose-phosphate 3-epimerase, with the protein MAPKAIIAPSILSADFANLGHDCSKTISQGADWLHVDIMDGHFVPNLTWGPPIVAKIRGHVEKPTEAYGKGTFDCHMMIAEPKKWVKEFKKAGCDLYCFHYEAAFSTAAESPEAKSDKKTSPKELIKYIHDQGMLAGIALKPATSVDVLWEILESEDPKERPDMVLIMTVEPGFGGQKFMASELPKVQELRKRYPELNIEVDGGLGPSTIDQAADAGANVIVAGSAVFGAQDPSEVIALLREAVEKRNGKL; encoded by the exons ATGGCACCCAAAGCAATCATCGCACCCTCCATTCTGTCGGCCGACTTTGCCAACCTAGGCCATGACTGCTCCAAGACAATCAGCCAGGGCGCCGACTGGCTCCATGTCGATATCAT GGATGGCCACTTCGTCCCCAACCTAACGTGGGGCCCTCCCATCGTCGCCAAAATTCGCGGCCACGTTGAGAAGCCAACCGAGGCCTACGGCAAGGGCACCTTCGACTGCCACATGATGATTGCCGAGCCCAAGAAATGGGTCAAGGAGTTCAAGAAGGCCGGTTGCGATCTGTACTGCTTCCACTATGAGGCCGCCTTCTCGACAGCCGCTGAGTCGCCCGAGGCCAAGTCGGACAAGAAGACCAGCCCCAAGGAGCTGATCAAGTACATCCACGACCAGGGCATGCTTGCGGGTATTGCCCTTAAGCCCGCGACTTCTGTTGATGTTCTCTGGGAGATCTTGGAGTCCGAGGACCCCAAGGAGAGACCGGAT ATGGTCCTCATCATGACAGTGGAGCCTGGCTTCGGTGGACAGAAGTTCATGGCTTCCGAACTGCCCAAGGTTCAAGAGCTCAGGAAGCGGTATCCCGAGCTGAACATTGAGGTCGACGGCGGCCTTGGACCCAGCACCATCGACCAGGCGGCAGACGCAGGTGCGAATGTCATTGTAGCCGGAAGCGCCGTCTTCGGTGCCCAGGATCCTTCTGAGGTCATTGCGCTACTTCGTGAGGCTGTCGAGAAGAGGAACGGCAAGCTATAA
- a CDS encoding MGS207 protein codes for MAGFLSYVPLVNRLVGGEAPRAIDVPPIKVHNIETDADKRPRTLKHLLRANHVNHSILYHDLQYDNHMAHILCSSYELGAQAPQLYDIYEEESKTLEPWKDSPSEVSEADWRDNLGDRRYQRAYVDFFEDMMVMKYKYDWKQVIEEFMFGGKQPLINGLISSLGHPLIHLGYAFEFDNRELAIEALSLASSTHNYLHKYIDDSSYTTKSTISSTSPSELLAKLANDSRFDGLFDEAKFENVDALFEKAEPLVLEYWNAWELVNPVEQFRESQEAAIELLVASVPPGTHSYNFFLVHVLTTSHAVRVLLPFVPVKFHINLVRQWWLLTLAAYIAVLRPKVDPDYIPQDLKGKSWNYVEDKALNGRFAKDAHYVKAIRSIREAAKTWGDVHDRFLAAAVRFADDFEGWW; via the exons ATGGCGGGTTTTCTTTCATACGTTCCCCTGGTCAACAGgctggttggtggtgaggcGCCCAGAGCCATCGACGTTCCTCCCATCAAAGTCCACAACATCGAGACCGACGCAGACAAGCGGCCGCGGACACTCAAGCACCTCTTACGGGCTAACCATGTGAACCATTCCATCTTGTATCATGACCTGCAATATGACAACCATATGGCACATATCCTCTGCTCATCATATGAACTGGGCGCCCAGGCACCGCAGCTATATGACATCTATGAGGAAGAGTCCAAGACGTTGGAACCATGGAAGGACTCGCCTTCTGAGGTCTCTGAGGCAGACTGGAGGGACAACCTAGGTGACAGACGGTATCAGAGAGCCTATGTTGACTTCTTTGAGGACATGATGGTAATGAAGTACAAGTATGACTGGAAGCAGGTTATTGAGGAGTTCATGTTTGGGGGCAAGCAGCCATTGATCAATGGTCTTATTTCCAGTC TTGGCCATCCTCTCATCCACTTGGGCTATGCCTTTGAGTTCGATAACAGAGAACTTGCCATCGAAGCTCTAAGCTTGGCATCATCCACACACAATTACTTGCACAAGTACATCGACGACTCATCGTACACCACCAAGTCGACCATCTCCTCCACATCGCCCTCTGAGCTCCTGGCCAAGCTAGCGAACGACAGCCGTTTTGACGGCCTATTTGACGAGGCCAAATTCGAGAACGTCGACGCACTCTTTGAGAAGGCCGAGCCGCTAGTGTTGGAATACTGGAACGCTTGGGAACTGGTCAACCCCGTCGAGCAATTCCGCGAGTCCCAGGAAGCGGCCATTGAGCTCCTGGTTGCATCCGTTCCACCCGGGACGCATTCTTacaacttcttcctcgtccacgTATTGACAACGAGCCATGCCGTTCGAGTGTTGCTGCCCTTCGTACCAGTCAAGTTTCACATCAACCTCGTGAGGCAGTGGTGGCTTCTTACCCTGGCTGCGTACATTGCTGTGCTCCGCCCCAAGGTTGACCCGGATTACATCCCTCAGGACCTGAAGGGTAAGAGCTGGAATTATGTTGAGGACAAGGCGCTGAACGGTCGGTTTGCGAAGGATGCTCATTATGTGAAAG CCATTCGGTCAATCAGAGAGGCGGCAAAGACTTGGGGTGATGTCCATGACCGGTTCCTCGCAGCTGCGGTTCGGTTTGCGGATGATTTCGAGGGATGGTGGTAG
- a CDS encoding cell cycle checkpoint protein RAD17, giving the protein MAPAAKRRKRTIVDDSDAEEDEKKQTSQNNQNTLNRYLIASPVASKSAKPDDNDLPEVIPESSSPVRATTRTTRASTRSQPPAASSATLRNRLPKAASGSPSASPIKSRTRAQKKLKTEENGRNGDLKVLFSKQTERSQASAQSGVSSKDISDFLEDIISESDDDIALSKTAASSLVGLQAHRRFKDNSQGTSQGSSLFSTQTSTLSSTTGQRFLKPSRPTRPVVAPPPSTDDDSRPWSERFAPTNLEELAVHKRKVGDVRKWLEDVIAGRMRQRLLVLKGAAGTGKTTTLKLLAEDMRCEVLEWRNPASSYGVPQGYQSASSQFEEFLGRGRKFGQLDLEGDSPLPALAPTINTSNQGRRVILIEEFPNTFMRSSTALTNFRNTIYEFLAANTPALTPFGQTPPADSIVPIVMVISETLLTTTSASADSFTAHRLLGPEILRHPGTGVIEFNPIAPSLLAKALELVVKKEARRSGRRMTPGPLVLKRLGEIGDIRNAIASLEFLCVKGDDDADWGSKVAFTKTKKGSKDAALTKGEQESLELISQREATLGIFHAVGKVVYNKRAEKPLPLGSEEAKAETLPGYLSHLSRPKKSEVAVDTLIDELGTDTQTFIAALHENYALSCESSPLDPNSSLDYMNGCLDYLSEADLLCPSWDIFFGGKGGFAGGNYGGKDSGSHILRQDEMAFQVAVRGLLFSLPSPVKRQTHPTSGRGGGDAFKMFYPAYLKLWRAKEEMEGCVDMWATKMLKGEDGMTLSHSGGTTMNLTSGASAFQRPSSTVNPNVNSVKDWASTQRPQPVRQEPTSASSSSAPPLLSLGSAARQEMVLERLPYMAHIARGRRGSFGSMRMRDLDKIVSFHGIGPPATEDLDEDEAVGAEEAGVTESWTTDKPVEEAMIPGRDKRGLGAILSRATASRVHGNGQGQEAAELGGIQSLVLSDDDIED; this is encoded by the coding sequence ATGGCGCCGGCTGCAAAGCGACGCAAACGGACCATTGTCGACGACTCTGAcgccgaagaagacgagaagaagcagacgaGTCAAAACAATCAAAACACCCTGAATCGCTACCTCATCGCGTCCCCCGTCGCGAGCAAGTCCGCTAAGCCAGACGATAACGACCTCCCAGAAGTAATACCAGAGTCTTCAAGTCCTGTGAGAGCCACTACGAGAACTACACGCGCTTCGACAAGATCTCAACCTCCAGCTGCATCGTCTGCCACCCTTCGGAACCGACTGCCAAAAGCTGCTTCCGGGAGCCCAAGCGCAAGCCCGATCAAGTCACGGACGAGGGCACAGAAGAAACTCAAAACTGAGGAAAATGGGAGGAATGGGGACCTCAAGGTTCTCTTCTCGAAGCAAACGGAAAGGAGTCAAGCATCTGCGCAATCGGGCGTGAGCAGCAAGGATATTAGCGATTTCCTTGAGGATATCATTAGCGAGTCCGATGACGACATCGCTCTGTCCAAGACGGCAGCATCCAGCTTGGTTGGACTGCAAGCTCACAGGCGCTTCAAAGACAACTCCCAGGGCACCTCCCAAGGGAGCTCGTTGTTCAGTACCCAGACTAGTACGCTAAGTTCAACCACGGGTCAGCGCTTCTTGAAGCCGTCAAGACCAACTAGGCCAGTGGTTGCCCCACCTCCGTCGACCGATGACGATTCCCGACCGTGGTCCGAACGATTCGCCCCAACAAACCTGGAGGAGCTGGCTGTACACAAAAGGAAAGTGGGAGATGTGCGGAAATGGCTGGAGGACGTTATTGCTGGCCGGATGAGGCAGCGCCTCCTGGTGCTGAAGGGCGCTGCTGGCACGGGCAAAACGACCACTCTGAAACTGCTAGCCGAGGATATGCGATGCGAAGTTCTTGAATGGAGAAATCCAGCAAGTTCATACGGTGTTCCTCAGGGATACCAGTCTGCGTCTTCGCAGTTCGAAGAGTTCTTGGGAAGAGGCCGGAAGTTTGGACAGCTGGACCTGGAAGGCGACTCACCTCTGCCGGCACTGGCGCCCACGATCAACACATCAAATCAGGGCCGAAGGGTAATCCTAATTGAAGAATTTCCCAATACCTTCATGCGATCATCTACCGCCTTGACCAACTTCAGGAACACAATTTATGAGTTCTTGGCGGCTAACACCCCAGCACTCACACCCTTTGGGCAGACACCACCCGCGGACTCGATTGTTCCAATAGTAATGGTAATATCTGAGACCTTGCTTACTACAACATCTGCTTCCGCCGACAGCTTTACTGCACATCGATTACTAGGTCCCGAGATTTTGCGACACCCTGGGACAGGTGTCATCGAATTCAACCCCATTGCGCCATCTCTCCTCGCTAAAGCCTTAGAGCTGGTAGTTAAGAAGGAAGCCCGAAGGTCGGGCCGCCGAATGACCCCTGGACCACTTGTACTCAAACGTCTTGGAGAGATTGGGGACATCCGAAATGCAATTGCATCGCTAGAGTTCCTTTGTGTTAAGGGCGACGATGACGCCGACTGGGGATCCAAGGTTGCTTTCACGAAGACGAAAAAAGGATCAAAGGATGCAGCGCTGACCAAGGGTGAGCAAGAAAGCCTTGAGCTAATATCTCAGCGAGAGGCAACGCTGGGTATCTTCCACGCGGTTGGAAAAGTCGTATACAACAAAAGGGCTGAAAAGCCGCTCCCCTTGGGGTCTGAAGAAGCAAAAGCGGAGACATTACCAGGCTACCTGTCACACTTGTCCAGGCCGAAGAAATCCGAAGTTGCTGTTGACACGCTAATCGATGAACTGGGTACTGACACCCAGACCTTCATTGCGGCCTTACACGAAAATTACGCCCTGTCGTGCGAGAGTAGTCCCCTCGATCCGAATTCTTCCTTAGACTACATGAATGGATGTCTCGACTACCTGTCCGAAGCCGACCTTCTCTGTCCCTCCTGGGATATTTTTTTTGGCGGAAAGGGAGGGTTTGCCGGCGGAAATTACGGCGGCAAGGACTCGGGTAGCCATATACTCCGGCAGGATGAAATGGCATTCCAGGTCGCCGTTCGCGGCCTATTGTTCTCCTTACCGTCGCCTGTTAAACGGCAGACGCACCCAACGTCAGGTCGTGGGGGAGGAGACGCATTCAAAATGTTCTACCCGGCTTATCTCAAGCTGTGGAGGGCCAAGGAGGAAATGGAAGGTTGTGTGGACATGTGGGCTACCAAGATGCTGAAGGGCGAGGACGGCATGACATTATCGCATAGCGGCGGCACAACTATGAATTTGACCAGCGGTGCATCGGCGTTCCAAAGGCCATCCTCGACAGTGAACCCGAACGTCAACAGCGTGAAAGATTGGGCTAGCACACAAAGACCCCAGCCAGTCAGGCAAGAGCCGACCTCCGCGTCAAGTAGTTCCGCGCCCCCTCTCCTCTCGCTCGGCTCCGCCGCTCGACAAGAAATGGTCCTCGAGCGTCTCCCTTACATGGCACACATTGCCCGCGGTCGACGCGGCTCGTTCGGTTCCATGCGTATGCGGGACCTAGACAAGATCGTGTCCTTCCATGGCATTGGGCCTCCCGCAACCGAGGATttggacgaagacgaagctgTAGGAGCGGAGGAGGCAGGGGTGACTGAGAGTTGGACTACGGATAAACCTGTGGAGGAAGCGATGATCCCCGGGCGGGACAAGAGAGGGCTAGGTGCGATCCTCAGCCGGGCTACTGCCAGTAGGGTGCATGGTAATGGACAGGGGCAGGAGGCGGCGGAGCTGGGTGGGATTCAGAGCTTGGTGttgagtgatgatgatatcgAGGATTGA